From one Sphingomonas xanthus genomic stretch:
- a CDS encoding tautomerase family protein, with protein sequence MQITVGATRDQKQRLVAEITRSLVDILGKKPEHTHIIIQEIEEENWGYFGMLTDEFRARER encoded by the coding sequence TTGCAGATTACCGTCGGCGCTACTCGCGATCAGAAGCAACGCCTCGTTGCCGAGATAACGCGGTCGCTAGTAGATATTCTCGGCAAGAAACCTGAGCATACGCACATCATCATTCAGGAGATCGAGGAAGAAAATTGGGGCTACTTCGGGATGCTGACCGACGAATTCCGCGCGCGGGAACGGTAA
- a CDS encoding LysR family transcriptional regulator, whose protein sequence is MRKGLAWDDLLTVLAIGRNGSLAGAAREMRVNHSTMFRRISGIEERLGVRLFERLRSGYIPTVSGEAVISLAERIDAEVVELERKLAGKDLRLSGTVRLTTTDTLLPWIMSICASFERLNPEVAIELVTGGQMLNLSRRDADIAIRPAAAPSENLYGRRIGKLSYAIYGSGEYLQRKERDLPLTDQDWIGLDDSLSHLRAYRWLGANIPSANFRLYVNSLTALRHAAEAGIGLALLPCYMAAASSGLRRVSPVVAEAASELWILVHEDIRAVARVKAFTDFAFEKLAELRDMFDPATSDASD, encoded by the coding sequence ATGCGGAAGGGTCTGGCTTGGGACGATCTGCTGACGGTGCTAGCGATCGGCCGTAACGGGTCGCTTGCCGGTGCCGCGCGCGAGATGCGGGTCAATCACTCGACGATGTTTCGGCGGATCAGCGGCATCGAGGAACGCCTTGGAGTGCGTTTGTTCGAACGGCTGCGCAGCGGGTACATTCCTACTGTATCGGGCGAGGCAGTCATTAGCTTGGCAGAACGCATTGATGCAGAAGTCGTGGAGCTGGAAAGAAAGCTGGCCGGAAAAGACCTCCGACTGAGCGGAACTGTCAGGCTTACGACAACGGACACGCTGCTTCCATGGATCATGTCCATTTGTGCTTCCTTCGAGCGCCTAAACCCTGAAGTCGCAATCGAACTTGTGACTGGGGGTCAGATGCTCAACCTATCGCGTAGGGACGCAGATATTGCGATCCGTCCTGCCGCCGCTCCATCCGAGAATCTTTATGGTCGCCGGATAGGGAAGTTGAGTTACGCAATCTACGGGTCAGGCGAGTATCTGCAGCGCAAGGAGCGCGATCTGCCGCTCACCGATCAAGACTGGATTGGGCTCGACGACAGTCTGTCCCATCTGCGTGCCTATCGCTGGCTTGGTGCCAATATCCCAAGCGCGAATTTCCGGTTGTACGTCAACAGCCTCACCGCCTTGCGTCACGCCGCGGAAGCCGGGATCGGCCTGGCACTTCTTCCTTGTTACATGGCAGCAGCAAGCTCAGGCCTTCGGAGGGTTTCGCCTGTCGTAGCCGAGGCAGCAAGCGAGTTGTGGATATTGGTTCATGAAGACATCAGGGCAGTGGCAAGAGTGAAGGCATTTACCGACTTTGCCTTCGAAAAATTGGCCGAATTGCGCGACATGTTCGACCCCGCGACCTCCGATGCAAGTGACTGA
- a CDS encoding arylamine N-acetyltransferase family protein, whose amino-acid sequence MYTPVDLASYCRRIGYCGPLVPTLTTLTDLQRQHIAAIPFEAIDILLGNGTDIRPEAVDSKLLGRKRGGCCLEQNMLFARVLNQIGFRIEIMMGRVFRGSPPNDPQPRTHLATCVTIEGDRWLADVAFGAYVPPEPLRMEVDVAQATQFDTYRVVQKLNGFSLEVLIGAQWECLYWLSTDPIYPSDLQMANWHVTTHPDSPFRRQLIAARTTPSARFALLENRLTTHFPDGRREQSILSAIEVEAALSEQFGLEVAPSWRSTLERAALAGAGN is encoded by the coding sequence ATGTATACGCCAGTCGATTTGGCCTCCTACTGTCGACGAATTGGCTACTGCGGCCCACTTGTCCCAACGTTGACCACTCTCACTGACCTACAAAGGCAGCATATTGCGGCGATCCCGTTTGAAGCCATTGATATACTGCTCGGTAATGGCACCGACATCCGGCCGGAGGCGGTAGACTCTAAACTCCTTGGCCGTAAGCGGGGCGGCTGCTGCCTGGAGCAGAACATGCTCTTCGCGCGCGTCCTAAACCAGATAGGGTTCAGGATCGAAATCATGATGGGACGGGTTTTTCGCGGCTCTCCTCCGAATGACCCTCAACCCCGCACCCACCTGGCCACTTGCGTCACGATCGAGGGAGACCGCTGGCTGGCCGATGTCGCCTTTGGCGCTTATGTCCCACCAGAGCCATTGCGCATGGAAGTGGATGTCGCCCAAGCCACCCAATTCGATACTTATCGGGTCGTGCAAAAGCTAAATGGCTTTTCACTTGAGGTTCTTATCGGTGCCCAGTGGGAGTGCCTTTACTGGCTTTCCACCGATCCCATCTACCCGTCGGATCTTCAGATGGCGAACTGGCATGTTACAACTCATCCGGACTCCCCCTTTCGGCGCCAGTTGATTGCCGCCAGGACGACGCCCTCAGCCCGGTTCGCATTACTGGAAAATCGGCTCACGACCCACTTTCCGGATGGCAGGAGAGAACAATCAATTCTGTCGGCGATCGAGGTGGAGGCTGCGCTTTCAGAACAGTTTGGGCTAGAGGTCGCGCCTTCGTGGCGGTCGACTTTGGAGCGCGCCGCTTTGGCAGGAGCCGGTAACTAG
- a CDS encoding aquaporin, which translates to MTARILIEPLGRRVAAEGVGSFFLFGAVIGSGIMAEGLSGSDVALALLANTLATGAILFVIIAMLGPVSGGHFNPAVSLVMAARRELPWKDVAPYVIAQLVGGLLGALAAHLMFDLPLWQVSLKARTGVGQWVGEVIATFGLILTIIGTARARPGLVPASVALYITAAYWFTSSTSFANPAITVVRSLTDSFAGIAPGNVAFFIVAQLLGAFLAAAIGKQLFD; encoded by the coding sequence ATGACCGCCAGAATATTAATTGAGCCGCTCGGGCGGCGGGTGGCCGCCGAGGGTGTGGGCTCCTTCTTCCTGTTTGGCGCCGTGATCGGCTCGGGCATTATGGCAGAGGGGCTGAGCGGCAGCGATGTGGCGCTCGCCCTGCTCGCCAATACCCTTGCGACAGGTGCCATCCTTTTCGTGATTATTGCGATGCTGGGGCCGGTGTCGGGCGGACACTTCAATCCTGCGGTGTCGCTGGTCATGGCGGCACGACGGGAGCTGCCCTGGAAAGACGTCGCGCCCTACGTCATTGCGCAGCTTGTCGGCGGCCTGCTCGGCGCGCTCGCGGCGCATCTGATGTTCGATCTGCCGCTATGGCAAGTCTCGCTGAAGGCCAGGACCGGTGTTGGCCAGTGGGTGGGCGAGGTAATCGCGACATTCGGCCTGATCCTGACGATCATTGGCACGGCGCGGGCTCGGCCCGGCTTGGTTCCCGCCAGCGTGGCTCTCTACATCACCGCGGCTTACTGGTTCACTTCCTCAACGAGCTTCGCCAACCCCGCGATCACCGTGGTGCGAAGTTTGACCGACAGTTTCGCTGGAATCGCGCCAGGGAATGTGGCGTTTTTCATTGTCGCACAGTTGCTCGGCGCCTTTTTGGCGGCTGCGATAGGAAAACAACTGTTCGACTGA
- a CDS encoding ArsI/CadI family heavy metal resistance metalloenzyme: MKRLHVHVGVKNLDASIRFYSTLFGAEPSVTKHDYAKWMLDDPRVNFAISAGHHAAKGIEHLGIQVENGEELAVVYGRLKAADRPVLEEGATTCCYAKSEKSWITDPDGVVWETFLTNGEATIYGDSPALDAASLNASPETCCAPALRSPQPECDAACS, translated from the coding sequence ATGAAGCGCTTGCATGTCCACGTCGGTGTCAAGAATCTTGACGCCTCTATCCGGTTTTACTCGACCCTGTTCGGCGCCGAGCCGAGCGTCACCAAGCACGACTATGCCAAGTGGATGCTAGATGACCCCCGGGTCAATTTCGCCATTTCCGCCGGCCATCACGCGGCCAAGGGCATCGAGCACCTCGGCATCCAGGTTGAAAATGGCGAGGAACTGGCCGTGGTTTACGGTCGATTGAAGGCCGCCGACCGCCCAGTCCTCGAGGAAGGCGCGACTACCTGCTGTTACGCCAAAAGCGAGAAGAGCTGGATTACGGACCCCGACGGAGTCGTGTGGGAAACCTTCCTTACGAACGGCGAGGCTACCATTTACGGCGACAGCCCTGCTCTCGATGCCGCCTCGCTCAATGCATCCCCCGAAACTTGCTGCGCACCAGCGTTGCGGTCACCGCAACCTGAATGCGACGCGGCCTGTAGCTAA
- a CDS encoding ArsR/SmtB family transcription factor translates to MDIHSAAIALGALAQEHRLALFRLLVQAGPDGLPAGAIASELGIPNSSLSFHLAQLRGARLITQERQHRSLIYRANYPVMNGLIDYLTENCCAGSDCPDPAVPSSPVQRKPS, encoded by the coding sequence ATGGACATCCATAGTGCCGCCATCGCGCTCGGCGCCCTCGCGCAGGAACATCGTCTCGCCTTGTTTCGCCTGCTCGTTCAGGCCGGGCCTGACGGCCTCCCTGCTGGCGCGATCGCCTCGGAGCTCGGCATCCCGAACAGCTCGCTCTCATTCCACCTCGCCCAGCTGCGCGGGGCTCGGCTGATCACGCAGGAGCGGCAACACCGTTCGCTGATTTACCGCGCCAACTATCCGGTGATGAACGGCCTGATCGATTACCTCACTGAAAATTGTTGCGCCGGCTCCGACTGCCCGGATCCGGCCGTCCCATCCTCCCCAGTCCAAAGGAAACCTTCATGA
- a CDS encoding PAS domain S-box protein, which produces MSNLEFLPAEGEMAGRVRNFDWSKTPLGAIDSWPQSLKTATAILLNSPVPIVMLWGEDGVMIYNDAYSVFASARHPGLLGSKVREGWPEVADFNDNVMKVCLAGGTLAYKDQELTLHRHGRPEQVWMNLDYSPVPDETGRPAGVIAIVVETTERVLAERQTVAERERLKQMFEQAPGFMAVLRGPEHVFELANPAYMQLLGHREVIGKAAREAVPEVADQGFFEILDDVYRTGKAFIGSAVDVGLQRTPDGPTEHRVVDFVFQPITDNQGQVSGIFIEGSDVTERARADALRAAQSQMLELAVRDAPLDQLLDTLLRTVEAQSPFGMLGSVLLLEPDGIHLRHGAAPSLPDAYNQAIDGIEIGPEVGSCGTAAFHKTPVYVADIATDPLWTEFSDLALAHDLRACWSTPILSGQGEVLGTFAMYYREPREPMPADLEVIEIVTRSAALVIERTIAEQALQESEARLREKAAEFQMLAENVSQLAWMAEADGSIFWYNKRWYDYTGTDFESMQGWGWREVHHPDHIDRVIEEVQRNWAAGEPWEGTYLLRSASGEYRWFLTRAEPIRNEDGELIRWFGTNTDISAQQKAETALRESEERLRLVLDAAAGAFYSVDREGKTTLVSNGFLTMMGFSSEEEVIGRKLHDLIHHTHPDGSHYAVEQCPIYRCASTGESAHISDELFYRLDGSPVPVEYWVSPFMRDGEHIGAICTILDVTERKRSEAALRETEERYRLASRATNDAIWDWDLVRDHVQWNEAVHTMFGYSEDGVEPTGTWWLEHIHPEDRERVEESIHAVIDGGDSHWTEEYRFLTSDGGHVHVLDRGFVLRDAQGRAVRMIGAMLDLTERRRAEEALRELNETLERRVAEVIAEREQAEEALRQSQKMEAVGQLTGGIAHDFNNLLTIITGNVDMARRSLAGGEKARAGRALDNAQKGADRAAALTQRLLAFSRRQPLEPKPINVDKLVTGMAELLHRSLGETVKLETVSNPGLWLVEVDPNQLESAILNLAVNARDAMPGGGRLTIETANAYLDEEYSSAHAEVTSGSYVVIAVSDTGHGMSKKTLAQVFDPFFTTKEVGKGTGLGLSMVYGFVKQSGGHVTVYSEEGQGTTIKIYLPRLMSGKEAELAPSSLEADLPSREHTILVVEDDDDVRAYSVEILRELGYRVLEAHDGPSALRLIERQDTQIDLLFTDVVMPTMSGRELADLARSHQRNLKVLYTSGYTRNAIVHGGRLDLGVEMIAKPFTYQGLARKIRDVLDAGKTGRVLVVEADSTARMFAIEVLDDAGYAIDEAANASEALNRVRAAQGRYDAIILDVALPEKRGDALAVELRANYADLPILLVCGEHAAELRARFAEDKCIGVAGKPYTAAKLQQALSALGVSCVSRKS; this is translated from the coding sequence ATGAGTAACCTTGAGTTCCTGCCAGCCGAAGGTGAAATGGCGGGCCGTGTCCGAAATTTTGACTGGTCCAAAACGCCGCTCGGTGCGATCGACAGCTGGCCACAAAGCCTCAAGACGGCCACCGCCATTCTTCTCAATTCGCCGGTCCCGATCGTGATGTTGTGGGGCGAGGACGGCGTCATGATCTACAACGACGCTTATTCCGTATTCGCGAGCGCCCGCCATCCCGGATTGCTAGGCAGCAAGGTGCGCGAGGGTTGGCCGGAAGTCGCCGATTTCAACGACAATGTCATGAAAGTCTGTCTTGCCGGAGGTACGCTCGCGTATAAGGATCAGGAGCTTACCCTCCATCGCCATGGCCGGCCTGAACAGGTCTGGATGAACCTCGATTATTCGCCGGTACCCGACGAGACCGGAAGGCCCGCCGGTGTCATCGCGATCGTCGTGGAAACAACCGAGCGGGTGCTCGCCGAACGTCAAACGGTCGCCGAGCGCGAGCGACTTAAACAAATGTTCGAGCAGGCCCCGGGCTTTATGGCTGTCCTGCGCGGTCCTGAGCATGTGTTCGAATTGGCCAACCCGGCCTACATGCAATTGCTGGGTCATCGCGAGGTGATCGGCAAGGCGGCCCGCGAGGCAGTACCGGAAGTAGCCGACCAGGGCTTTTTCGAGATTCTCGACGACGTTTATCGCACCGGCAAGGCATTCATCGGAAGCGCTGTGGATGTCGGCCTTCAGCGCACCCCGGACGGTCCGACCGAACATCGCGTCGTGGACTTCGTTTTCCAGCCGATCACTGACAATCAGGGCCAGGTCAGCGGCATTTTCATCGAAGGCTCGGACGTGACCGAGCGGGCTCGCGCCGACGCCTTGCGGGCTGCGCAAAGCCAGATGCTCGAACTGGCGGTAAGGGACGCACCACTCGACCAGCTGCTCGACACGCTCCTTCGCACCGTCGAAGCACAGTCCCCATTTGGAATGCTCGGCTCCGTTTTGCTGCTCGAACCAGATGGAATCCACCTGAGGCACGGGGCGGCGCCGAGCCTGCCGGATGCTTATAATCAGGCGATCGATGGGATCGAGATCGGGCCCGAGGTGGGCTCGTGCGGTACCGCCGCATTTCATAAGACGCCCGTCTATGTGGCCGATATCGCCACCGATCCATTATGGACGGAATTCAGTGATTTAGCGTTGGCGCACGACCTCAGAGCCTGCTGGTCGACACCAATATTGTCAGGTCAAGGCGAGGTCCTCGGCACCTTCGCCATGTACTACCGCGAGCCGCGCGAGCCGATGCCCGCTGACCTGGAGGTGATTGAAATCGTGACGCGTTCGGCGGCGCTCGTCATCGAGCGCACGATCGCCGAGCAAGCACTTCAGGAAAGCGAAGCCCGTCTGCGAGAGAAGGCCGCCGAGTTCCAGATGCTCGCGGAGAATGTCAGCCAGCTCGCCTGGATGGCCGAAGCCGACGGATCGATCTTTTGGTACAACAAGCGCTGGTACGACTACACGGGCACCGATTTTGAATCGATGCAGGGCTGGGGCTGGCGCGAGGTTCATCACCCTGATCACATCGATCGGGTAATCGAGGAAGTGCAGCGGAACTGGGCGGCCGGCGAACCATGGGAGGGCACGTATCTGCTGCGCTCTGCCTCGGGGGAGTATCGCTGGTTCCTCACTCGAGCCGAGCCGATCCGAAATGAGGACGGCGAGCTAATCCGCTGGTTTGGTACCAACACCGATATCAGCGCTCAGCAGAAGGCGGAAACGGCGTTACGCGAAAGCGAGGAACGTCTGCGCCTCGTCCTGGATGCAGCGGCCGGCGCTTTCTACTCGGTCGACCGCGAGGGCAAGACCACGCTGGTCAGCAACGGGTTTCTGACCATGATGGGCTTCTCGAGCGAAGAAGAAGTGATCGGTCGGAAACTTCACGACCTTATTCATCACACCCATCCCGACGGGTCGCACTATGCGGTCGAGCAATGCCCCATTTACCGATGCGCAAGCACCGGCGAGTCTGCCCACATCTCTGACGAACTGTTCTATCGGCTCGACGGGTCACCCGTGCCCGTTGAATACTGGGTCTCGCCGTTCATGCGTGACGGCGAGCATATTGGCGCCATCTGCACGATCCTGGATGTTACCGAGCGCAAGCGTTCCGAGGCGGCTCTGCGTGAAACCGAAGAACGCTACCGCCTCGCATCACGCGCAACCAACGACGCCATCTGGGACTGGGACCTCGTCCGAGATCACGTACAGTGGAATGAAGCCGTGCATACGATGTTCGGCTATTCCGAAGACGGGGTGGAACCGACTGGCACTTGGTGGCTTGAGCACATCCACCCGGAAGACCGGGAGCGCGTGGAGGAGAGCATCCACGCTGTCATCGATGGGGGCGACAGCCACTGGACGGAGGAATACCGTTTCCTGACGAGCGATGGTGGGCATGTTCATGTCCTCGACCGCGGATTCGTGTTGCGTGACGCGCAGGGCCGGGCAGTCCGGATGATCGGCGCGATGCTTGATCTGACAGAGCGCCGGCGCGCCGAAGAAGCGCTGCGTGAACTCAACGAGACACTTGAGCGGCGGGTCGCCGAGGTAATCGCGGAGCGCGAACAGGCCGAAGAGGCTCTACGCCAATCGCAGAAGATGGAAGCGGTAGGTCAGCTTACCGGGGGCATCGCCCATGACTTCAACAATTTGCTTACGATCATAACTGGAAACGTCGACATGGCACGCCGGAGCTTGGCGGGCGGGGAGAAGGCCCGTGCCGGAAGAGCGCTGGACAATGCCCAGAAGGGCGCAGACCGTGCTGCGGCATTGACCCAGCGGCTACTTGCCTTCTCGCGGCGGCAGCCCCTCGAGCCAAAGCCGATCAATGTCGACAAGCTCGTCACCGGCATGGCAGAGTTGCTACATCGCTCACTGGGCGAAACGGTGAAGCTTGAGACGGTTTCCAATCCTGGGCTCTGGTTGGTCGAAGTGGATCCCAACCAGCTGGAAAGCGCGATCCTGAATCTCGCGGTAAATGCACGCGATGCAATGCCGGGCGGGGGCAGGCTGACAATCGAAACCGCCAACGCGTATCTCGACGAGGAATATTCATCCGCTCATGCGGAAGTGACGTCCGGATCCTACGTGGTGATTGCTGTCTCCGATACTGGCCATGGCATGTCGAAGAAGACACTGGCACAGGTGTTCGACCCATTCTTCACTACCAAGGAAGTCGGCAAGGGGACCGGCCTCGGCCTCTCGATGGTGTACGGTTTCGTAAAACAGTCGGGCGGCCACGTGACCGTCTATTCGGAAGAAGGCCAGGGCACGACCATCAAGATTTACCTGCCACGCCTGATGAGCGGCAAAGAAGCTGAATTAGCGCCCTCCAGTCTTGAGGCTGATCTTCCAAGTCGTGAGCACACAATCCTCGTTGTCGAGGATGACGACGACGTGCGGGCCTACTCGGTCGAGATCCTGCGCGAACTCGGATATCGGGTTTTGGAAGCGCATGATGGACCATCGGCGCTACGCTTGATCGAGCGCCAGGATACCCAAATCGATCTTCTCTTCACCGACGTGGTTATGCCGACGATGTCCGGACGGGAGCTCGCCGACCTGGCCCGCTCGCATCAGCGGAATCTGAAGGTGCTCTACACGTCCGGCTACACTCGAAATGCGATCGTACACGGCGGGCGCCTCGACCTTGGCGTGGAAATGATCGCCAAGCCATTTACCTATCAGGGGCTTGCTCGGAAGATCAGGGATGTCCTCGATGCCGGCAAGACTGGCCGTGTGCTTGTGGTGGAAGCAGATTCAACGGCGCGCATGTTCGCCATCGAAGTGCTGGACGACGCGGGTTATGCCATCGACGAGGCGGCGAATGCATCCGAGGCGCTTAACCGGGTACGCGCCGCGCAAGGGCGATACGACGCAATAATTCTCGACGTCGCTTTGCCAGAGAAAAGAGGAGATGCGTTGGCTGTTGAGCTTCGCGCCAACTACGCCGACCTTCCGATCCTGCTTGTCTGCGGCGAGCACGCGGCAGAGCTGCGCGCGCGCTTCGCCGAGGACAAGTGTATAGGCGTGGCAGGCAAGCCGTACACCGCAGCAAAGCTTCAACAGGCGCTCAGCGCACTGGGCGTAAGTTGCGTCAGCAGAAAGTCTTAA
- a CDS encoding 5-carboxymethyl-2-hydroxymuconate Delta-isomerase, which translates to MPQASVEYSSNVAELFDVHGFTQVLHAELVELTDTDLQSCKTRLIELNDVVIGDGSPNNAMVHVDIGIFSGRPPQQKTDLGKSVLAAAMSFLREWQGGNLQVTVAVNDLDIDNYHKIEIQNSKA; encoded by the coding sequence ATGCCCCAGGCAAGTGTTGAATATAGCAGCAACGTCGCGGAACTGTTCGACGTGCATGGCTTTACTCAGGTCCTTCACGCAGAACTGGTTGAACTGACCGATACCGATCTTCAAAGCTGCAAGACGCGGCTGATTGAGCTGAACGACGTAGTCATTGGCGATGGATCGCCGAATAATGCCATGGTTCATGTCGACATAGGCATATTTTCTGGCCGACCGCCTCAGCAGAAGACCGATCTTGGCAAGTCCGTCCTGGCGGCTGCCATGTCCTTCCTGCGCGAATGGCAAGGCGGCAATCTACAGGTTACCGTCGCGGTCAACGACCTCGACATCGACAACTACCACAAGATCGAAATTCAAAATTCAAAGGCTTGA
- a CDS encoding heavy metal translocating P-type ATPase, which translates to MATVATRSAAFAGSLEQIGISVEGMTCGSCVARVERAVKALPGVRDVSVNLASERATVSYDPGKTDLSDIDNAIAAAGYSAASEEHKLSIDGMTCASCVARIERAIKAVPGVRDATVNLATEKAQVTALAGTSPADIIAAVAGAGYSARTADGGAGTTAQGDEERQAKAARIEQFHVIAATLLSLPLVAPMLLAILGINLTVPGWLQLALATPVQFWIGARFYRAGWRALKAGTGNMDLLVALGTSAAFGMSTYQLFFDHRMPGMAEPHYYFEAAAVVITLVLLGKWLEGRAKRQTGAAIRALMALRPDTARVLLPDGEEQQVPAGHVRVGHKVRVRPGERIPVDGRVLEGVTSVDESMLTGESLPVAKGVGDAVTGGSINGEGLLLVETTAVGAESVLARIVRLVESAQGSKAPIQRLVDQLSAIFVPVVIAIALATFAGWMMWGASLETAMLNAVSVLVIACPCALGLATPTAIMAGTGVAARAGVLIKDAEALETAHRVNMVVFDKTGTLTEGRPTLVGAVPVDGTARSQLLGLAAGLQQGSEHPLAVAVMAAAEIEQIAPAPVQDMRAIPGKGVGATVSGRKLVLGSSRLMAELGIVTGELDRTAKELEEQGRSVSWLAQISPDKHLIGILGFGDEPKDAARAAIESLHARGIATVMLTGDNAGSARAIANRLGIDHVISNVLPDEKADAVAALRKQGQTIAMIGDGINDAPALAAADVAMAMSTGTDVAMHTAGVTLMRGDPRLVADAIQISQRTYAKIQQGLFWAFIYNVVGVPLAALGYLTPIVAGGAMALSSVSVVANALLLRRWRADASIRP; encoded by the coding sequence ATGGCCACTGTCGCGACCCGATCGGCGGCGTTTGCCGGCTCGCTTGAGCAGATCGGCATAAGTGTCGAGGGTATGACGTGCGGCTCTTGCGTCGCGCGGGTCGAGCGGGCCGTTAAGGCATTGCCAGGCGTCCGTGACGTATCGGTCAATCTGGCCAGTGAGAGGGCGACGGTGTCCTATGACCCTGGCAAAACCGATCTGTCTGACATCGACAATGCCATCGCCGCGGCGGGCTATTCGGCCGCCAGCGAGGAACATAAACTTTCGATCGATGGCATGACCTGCGCCTCGTGCGTGGCGCGGATTGAGCGGGCTATTAAGGCGGTCCCTGGCGTTCGCGATGCCACGGTCAATCTTGCGACGGAGAAGGCCCAGGTCACGGCGCTGGCTGGCACTTCGCCGGCAGACATCATCGCTGCGGTCGCGGGGGCCGGCTATAGCGCACGCACCGCGGACGGTGGCGCGGGCACAACAGCCCAAGGCGATGAAGAGCGGCAGGCCAAGGCCGCGCGGATCGAACAGTTCCATGTGATTGCCGCGACGTTGCTTTCCCTTCCGCTTGTCGCCCCGATGCTGCTCGCGATCTTGGGCATCAACCTCACTGTTCCGGGCTGGCTGCAACTCGCGCTGGCTACGCCGGTCCAGTTCTGGATCGGCGCACGCTTCTACCGGGCCGGATGGCGCGCCCTGAAGGCCGGTACAGGCAACATGGATTTGCTAGTCGCCCTGGGCACCTCGGCTGCCTTTGGTATGAGCACCTACCAATTGTTCTTCGACCACCGCATGCCGGGTATGGCCGAGCCACACTATTATTTCGAAGCCGCGGCAGTCGTGATCACCTTGGTGCTGCTGGGTAAATGGCTTGAAGGTCGGGCCAAGCGCCAAACCGGAGCAGCCATCCGCGCATTGATGGCGCTGCGGCCCGACACGGCTCGCGTCCTGCTGCCTGATGGCGAGGAACAACAGGTTCCAGCGGGCCATGTGCGGGTTGGCCATAAGGTGCGCGTGCGCCCCGGCGAGCGCATCCCGGTCGACGGGCGCGTGCTTGAAGGCGTGACCAGTGTCGACGAATCCATGCTGACCGGCGAGAGTTTGCCGGTAGCAAAGGGAGTCGGCGACGCAGTCACCGGCGGATCGATCAACGGCGAAGGGTTGCTACTGGTCGAGACCACCGCCGTCGGCGCGGAATCGGTACTTGCCCGAATCGTGCGGCTGGTCGAGAGCGCCCAGGGTTCCAAGGCGCCGATCCAGCGGCTGGTCGATCAACTGAGTGCCATCTTTGTCCCGGTTGTCATCGCCATCGCCCTCGCGACCTTTGCGGGATGGATGATGTGGGGCGCCTCGCTGGAAACGGCGATGCTCAACGCTGTGTCGGTGCTCGTCATCGCCTGTCCCTGCGCGCTTGGCCTCGCCACGCCGACCGCGATCATGGCCGGAACCGGTGTAGCCGCCCGGGCAGGCGTTCTGATCAAGGACGCCGAGGCACTCGAAACGGCGCACCGCGTAAATATGGTGGTCTTTGACAAGACGGGAACGTTGACCGAAGGGCGACCCACGCTGGTCGGCGCGGTGCCAGTCGACGGCACCGCACGCAGCCAATTGCTCGGCCTTGCAGCGGGACTCCAGCAGGGCAGCGAGCATCCGCTCGCCGTCGCGGTTATGGCGGCCGCCGAAATCGAGCAGATCGCTCCCGCGCCGGTCCAGGACATGCGGGCTATCCCTGGTAAGGGAGTCGGCGCCACTGTTAGCGGGCGCAAGCTGGTGCTCGGCAGTAGCCGCCTGATGGCCGAACTGGGGATCGTTACCGGCGAACTCGACCGGACGGCAAAAGAGCTCGAGGAGCAGGGCCGGTCGGTTTCCTGGCTCGCCCAGATTTCACCCGACAAGCATCTCATCGGCATTCTCGGCTTCGGCGATGAGCCGAAGGACGCCGCTCGGGCTGCGATCGAGAGTCTTCACGCGAGAGGCATCGCGACAGTCATGCTCACGGGCGACAATGCCGGAAGCGCCCGGGCCATCGCCAATCGCCTCGGGATCGATCACGTCATCAGCAATGTCCTGCCCGACGAAAAGGCTGACGCCGTTGCCGCACTTAGGAAGCAGGGCCAGACCATCGCAATGATCGGCGACGGCATCAACGACGCGCCGGCGTTGGCTGCCGCGGATGTCGCGATGGCCATGTCGACCGGGACAGATGTCGCGATGCATACTGCCGGCGTGACGCTGATGCGCGGGGACCCTCGGCTGGTTGCGGACGCCATCCAAATTTCGCAGCGAACCTATGCCAAGATCCAACAGGGACTGTTCTGGGCGTTCATTTACAACGTCGTTGGCGTGCCGCTCGCAGCACTGGGCTACCTCACCCCAATAGTCGCGGGAGGTGCCATGGCTTTGTCCAGCGTCAGCGTCGTAGCCAATGCTCTGCTGCTGCGACGCTGGCGCGCCGACGCGTCAATTAGGCCGTAA
- a CDS encoding heavy-metal-associated domain-containing protein — MEITVRGMSCGPCARAVTNAVHSVDPNAEVEIDLETKRVAINTIAKLPQLTVAIEKAGYLVEAS, encoded by the coding sequence ATGGAAATAACTGTTCGCGGAATGAGCTGCGGCCCCTGCGCGCGCGCGGTGACCAACGCGGTCCACAGCGTCGATCCCAATGCCGAGGTCGAGATTGATTTGGAAACCAAGCGCGTCGCGATCAATACCATCGCCAAGCTGCCACAGTTGACGGTAGCGATCGAGAAGGCCGGCTATCTGGTCGAAGCGTCCTGA